From the genome of Sphingopyxis sp. DBS4:
GCGCACGAGATGCCTGACCTCGCTGCCGAAACCGATTTTGCCGGTAGTCAGGTTCGAGCCATTAATGTCGAGCGCAATGCCCGTTAGTTGTCGAGCGCGGCCGGGGGCGCGGAGGACCAGACGCGACGCCACTTCCAAGATGGCTTTCAGGCATTCGACCCAATGATTTCGATCGTCACCGTTCCGCTCGATCCGGGCCTTGGCCGCCGCGATCAGGCTCATCGCGCGCTCGAGCTGACTGTCCGCTTCGTGGGCTTCGACCTTCGCAACTGCGCTGCGCGTGAGAAAGCCGTCAATTTGCTTGTTCGACACCGAAGGCGCGGCGATGATGAAGGCATCGAGCGCTCGGCCGGGGGCGACGTCTATTAGCCACCGGGCAGCATCAGAATAGATTTGGAGCGCGAAGCCACTGGAAGATATCCGGATGGGCAAGCCTGCCTCCTCGACGAACCGAAGGGCTTGGAAGGCTACGAGACGCCGTTCGCGGTGGTCGATGCGCCCCATATGGTGCGTCTTGTATTTTGACCCCATGTCGAACCGGGATGTGACCTCGAAAGGCTTCTTGAATGGCGGAGGCTCTTGCGCGAGACGTTGCACCAGTTCGAAGAAATCCTTCTTCCCAGGACACCCCCGAGCGTGGAGTTCCTCCTGCCTGAGATCGAAGCGATCGCGCACGGGCTTTGTTTCCAGCCAGCGCCCGAAATTGGCGTTGAGATCGGAACTGCGAACAAGCATCGCGAAGCTCTCGCGCGACCAGGAGGCAATATCTTTTGCGTTCCGCGATGTCTGCTCGCGTATCGCCGCCAGTGCCGTTCCTGAAATCTCGGACGCCTCTTTGTTCAGCCCCAACTCCGAGAGTAGCGCTGCCTTACGCACGTTCCAGAATGTATCGCTCTCGACCATCCACGAGCGCACAAGCGCTTCCAACCGGTCGACATCGAGATCGGCGCGGAGCTTCAAGCAACGCTCATAGATCAGCCGGTCGCGCGCCTCGCTGTCGTCCATCACCCGGCCATCGAGCCAGTCCGACCATTGTTCGAACAGCGCAGAATCGCGAACCTCGCGCGCATGACGGATCAACGCGAGCACCAACGCGCGAAATTGGCCAGCCATCTGCTGAGACAGTGAAGAATATTTCGCTGCCATCGAGCTGAGAAGCTCGCTCACGATGTCATCGACGGTCAGATCGAGCGGGGCCAGCGCGCATTCCTGCTGCCAGTTGAGTTCGAACAAGGCGGTCAGTCGCTCCTGCTCTTCCATCGCGCGCAGACCGACGACTATTTCGTGCAGGTTTTGATCGATACTCGCCCATATCCGCTCGGCGGCATCGAAGGGAGGGACAACCCACCCCGGATAGACCGAGCGCAATTGCGCCCAGTGCTGCACCAGTTCACGGACCACCTCGATGGGAGGTTGATTACCGCCAATGGCGGGGGCAGCTTTGGGCGCCAGGGGATCGGGCGCAGCAGAAACCAACTCAAGCGGTGGCACGAAACCAGCAATTGGTCGGGGCCAGCGGCGCGAGGGATAGGGCTCAGCCGCCCTCAATCGTTCTAGGAACCACTGGTTCGCGCTCTCGATCTGCCGCGAGGCGGGCCATTTCCCGATCATCGGCAGCGCCGCGAGATCGATAGGCTGGATATGGCGGCTCTCAAGCATCTTTCGTTTCGCCGGCGTCAGGTCAAGGACGCCCACAAGATAGATAAGAGGAGCCCTCGGTCCGAGCCTGTCGCGAACCCAGCCTGACCAGAAGAGGAAGTTTGGATCGTCGCCGGAAAACCCGAGCAGAACGAGCGTTTTCTCCATGGCGAGCTGTTGCGCAAGGTTTACGAACGCGCCAGCGCGCGCAGGATAGGTCCGGAAATCCTCTTCAGTGAAAATGAAGGGCCGATGCGAGGGGAAACTGCCGTGTAGTTTCACGATGCGGGGCGCGTGCGCCTCGGGAATTTCCTCAACCGTGCGCAGAACCTCATAGACACGCTCTTCGGCCTTTTCAGCGGCGCGCTCCAGCAACGTATCCCAGTTCGTAGTCAAAATATCCGCCCACGGCAGTTCCACCAGCATGCGGTGAAGTTTGCCCGGCGTGAACTCGTTGTCAGGGACGTGCCGAAGGATCAATTTGTCCAGCGCGTCGCGCCCGAATTGCGCTTCGAACTCCTCAGCCACCCGCAGATAAGCACTAGTCGCTCCGGTCAGGCCGAGTAGCCAGGTGCGGTTGTCCGCATCTTTGCCCGCGCTCTCGCTTGCCGGATAAAGCTGGTGGATCATCGTCGTGTAGATGTCGTTCCAGCCGGGCATTGTTCCGGCGCCCGGTCCTCTGGGGACGGCGTTGCGGCTAAAGCCTGCCCCCACGAGAAGGGCGGCGGTTCCATAAGGCTCTCGAGACCAGAGTGCCTCGGCGATCCTGGCAATATGCGGATCATCCACAAATTGGGCTTCGCCGACCACAACAGTTCCCCTCCCATGCAACGCAGTGCGTCGCATAGCGCAACGACAATTGACTGACTATCGCGCCCTTTTTCTGAACCTACGCGAGAGGCGCTTGCGGCGGCCCCTCGAATAATTAAGGGCAGCTTTCGGGATTGCTACCCATCGATTTGGGCGTCCAATTTCAGGCGCACAGCGGTCAGCAAGCCGACTGCTTATTCCGGTCGTACGGCGGCCCGCCGACATCGGGCCAATGCTCGCATCATATGGTACTCTACGCCCTTCTCGCCGACGCCAAGTTGCTCCGCGATTTCCCGATAGGACATGCCCTTTAGGCGATGCATGAGAAATATGCGTCGGGTTCTCAACGGCAAGGCAAGGAGCGCCCGACGGTAGGCTGCTCGAAGTTCCCGCGCTTCGATCCCCCATTCCTGGCGCGGGTGGATTGGAGCATCGCGCGCTTCGTCTAGCGGATAGAGCATGCACTTCTTCCGACGCCAAGTCCGCGCTCGGTTGATCAGAAGATTTTGGGCTGTCCGCGTTAGGTAACCTTGCGGATTTTCCAACCGTTCGAATGCCCCGCTTCGCAACACGCAGGTAAATGCCTCCTGCACAAGGTCTGGCGCCTCTTCGCGCCCGACTTTCCGCCGGAAGAAATGAAACAGTCGTTCATGCTGCGCCCGATAAAATGCATCAAAAGTTTGGTAAGGGCCGGCGGGGATCATGACCGTTCCTCCCGAGGGCCGTGCGCAGGCAGCGGCGCATCTCGCGACGCGCGGTAGAGGGTGATACCGGCTTCAATCCGGTCGAGAATGAAAGTATCGCGTTCAGCTTTGGCCGTGCGGATATCGGACTTGGAATAGATATCGACATCGACGGCGCAGCGACTGCCGAGTTCCCGATCGATAGTCGTTCGTGCGCGCCGCCAGCACCGTTCATCCGTGAAGAGGGGATGATTGACGACGACCCAGAATTCGTAATCGGAAAATTCGATGGTCCGGCTGTCTTCGTACCAGGATCGCCGCGCATAGGGACCGATCAAGATGATCCGTCTGATCCGTCCCGGTTCGGGTGGCTGAACCTGCGACGGGTCGAAAAGGCCTCGCAATATGCGGGTGATTCGCTCAATCTCTCGTTGCTTGCGCCGAATGAGATGGCCGACACGCGCCATCACGACCTCGCGTGCATAAACGTCGTTCGAATGTGGGGTAGTCATTTGCAGCTCGCACCGCGGCGGTCCGCGCATTTGTGCGCGGATAGGCAAGCGGTGTTCGCTGTCGGGCCGCTGGTGCGGCTATCAGCAACCGTCCGACACGCAGCCGGACCTACATGATGCCTGGCAGGATTATCCCCGGAATGGCCGCCAGTCGTTCCATT
Proteins encoded in this window:
- a CDS encoding SIR2 family protein, which codes for MVGEAQFVDDPHIARIAEALWSREPYGTAALLVGAGFSRNAVPRGPGAGTMPGWNDIYTTMIHQLYPASESAGKDADNRTWLLGLTGATSAYLRVAEEFEAQFGRDALDKLILRHVPDNEFTPGKLHRMLVELPWADILTTNWDTLLERAAEKAEERVYEVLRTVEEIPEAHAPRIVKLHGSFPSHRPFIFTEEDFRTYPARAGAFVNLAQQLAMEKTLVLLGFSGDDPNFLFWSGWVRDRLGPRAPLIYLVGVLDLTPAKRKMLESRHIQPIDLAALPMIGKWPASRQIESANQWFLERLRAAEPYPSRRWPRPIAGFVPPLELVSAAPDPLAPKAAPAIGGNQPPIEVVRELVQHWAQLRSVYPGWVVPPFDAAERIWASIDQNLHEIVVGLRAMEEQERLTALFELNWQQECALAPLDLTVDDIVSELLSSMAAKYSSLSQQMAGQFRALVLALIRHAREVRDSALFEQWSDWLDGRVMDDSEARDRLIYERCLKLRADLDVDRLEALVRSWMVESDTFWNVRKAALLSELGLNKEASEISGTALAAIREQTSRNAKDIASWSRESFAMLVRSSDLNANFGRWLETKPVRDRFDLRQEELHARGCPGKKDFFELVQRLAQEPPPFKKPFEVTSRFDMGSKYKTHHMGRIDHRERRLVAFQALRFVEEAGLPIRISSSGFALQIYSDAARWLIDVAPGRALDAFIIAAPSVSNKQIDGFLTRSAVAKVEAHEADSQLERAMSLIAAAKARIERNGDDRNHWVECLKAILEVASRLVLRAPGRARQLTGIALDINGSNLTTGKIGFGSEVRHLVRRSIEAAEPGDRDAIILSLFESDVPVEKPDVYLETPDLASELSADIRVGAPAERWTDIITALLASLIDPLRRKAASNRLHWLLAAKIPSDAQRLQCAEALWHPEFLADGLPGGTVFFPHAFLSLPHPDGVDVLPLVAAQLFTTAPLTDDEMASGEFAFALDRTSLALGKDDLRIQIERLHKFIVDHGPEPRHPEIFRDNRSDLVDCTARAAAALARRGIGIEDLKAPVADLAALENYPFRREPMIPVLVAEGLMDVDTAIGHVRRLLAQSGEDDIVTVGVFADQLVLFGECEARLEKTIWTEFTQSVVVRRLGSLARILRLMGHVMRVAPERIPNSLDDMLSLGLMLILSETDRAAPTTHPEYDPFMVRFYAAFLVTIMQERGRGDAPMHTAWSDAINCDPLPDTRRAREIALRILSDEKGAEEDF
- a CDS encoding RNA polymerase sigma factor; its protein translation is MIPAGPYQTFDAFYRAQHERLFHFFRRKVGREEAPDLVQEAFTCVLRSGAFERLENPQGYLTRTAQNLLINRARTWRRKKCMLYPLDEARDAPIHPRQEWGIEARELRAAYRRALLALPLRTRRIFLMHRLKGMSYREIAEQLGVGEKGVEYHMMRALARCRRAAVRPE